Within Desulfonatronum thioautotrophicum, the genomic segment TTGCTCCTGGAGGTGGACGTCCAGGATATTCTGGCCGAAGCGTTTGGTTATAAGGCGTTTGACTATTCTTGAACTAGCAACAAACTCGCCCTCTTGCTTCCATTGTTCAGCTATCGTCATAATCTTTCCCTCCTTGTCTCGGGGAACGTGTTCTTGGATAAGATCATGCACTACGCCACG encodes:
- a CDS encoding DUF4351 domain-containing protein — encoded protein: RGVVHDLIQEHVPRDKEGKIMTIAEQWKQEGEFVASSRIVKRLITKRFGQNILDVHLQEQLRKATPEQLDLWAERILDAKSVDEVFKDN